One window from the genome of Molothrus ater isolate BHLD 08-10-18 breed brown headed cowbird chromosome 5, BPBGC_Mater_1.1, whole genome shotgun sequence encodes:
- the LSMEM1 gene encoding leucine-rich single-pass membrane protein 1, whose amino-acid sequence MERPSLEFNLPDTHEEGKLYVVDSLNNLNKLNVCPAESQHSLAEEENTGGTGESMAGSNAGNQRLFFVTFVLTLTVSLALVSFVIFLIFQTRHEVDQISSRLLSEKKNIEELKKLNSIILKHLNQSRIKEKPSDLHAYFFTHAELKVPGE is encoded by the exons ATGGAGAGGCCATCCTTGGAATTTAACCTGCCTGATACTCATGAAGAAGGAAAACTTTATGTAGTTGATTCCCTAAACAACCTAAACAAGTTAAATGTTTGTCCAGCTGAATCCCAGCATTCACTAG CTGAGGAAGAGAACACTGGTGGTACTGGAGAAAGTATGGCAGGGAGCAATGCAGGAAACCAGCGTTTGTTCTTCGTCACCTTTGTTCTTACTTTGACCGTCAGTTTGGCACTTGTTTCATTTGTAATATTCTTAATAT TTCAAACTAGACATGAGGTGGACCAAATATCAAGCAGACTACTATCTGAAAAGAAGAACATAGAAGAGCTGAAGAAACTTAACAGTATTATATTAAAGCATCTGAATCAATCCAGAATTAAGGAAAAGCCTTCTGATCTTCATGCTTACTTCTTTACCCATGCTGAGCTCAAAGTCCCTGGAGAATAA